In Nostoc sp. CENA543, a single genomic region encodes these proteins:
- a CDS encoding lipopolysaccharide assembly protein LapB has translation MRQKPTTLNFPSLRTPSYWLVNKYKFFSYSFVLLAVVLTPVMANAVDITEQLHRPSNNSFGRQSRDDADALLRVGQKHYDAGYPEKAIDAGLQALKIYHAIGDFRAKGLTYDLLAKAYIQLGRYKEGEDALRRQLGIARDTQDFQSQIFVLNNIGTLFLQSGQPAPADKMLEEALKIAQNVKNIEGQGLSLSNLGLVYARQGDYNKAIKLYETALIYRRRSGDLRGELNTLNNLGDAYLEAGNYQDTIATFGAAMGMARINRDRANQIRAIDGLVTAHTAAGRYERAFELLQQRLILAQELQNLPEQLRSFESYAQLYELLGNYPTAQNFYERAIILSQNLKDSRKEVVLRDRLTQMLKRRVKSS, from the coding sequence ATGAGACAAAAGCCTACAACGTTAAATTTCCCCTCCCTTAGAACTCCAAGCTATTGGTTGGTGAATAAATATAAGTTTTTTAGTTATTCTTTCGTACTGTTGGCTGTAGTGCTGACTCCTGTGATGGCGAATGCAGTTGATATCACGGAACAATTGCACAGACCCTCAAATAATTCCTTTGGTAGACAATCAAGAGATGATGCAGATGCTCTCTTGCGTGTTGGTCAAAAACACTATGATGCTGGCTATCCTGAAAAGGCTATTGATGCAGGGTTACAAGCACTGAAGATTTATCATGCTATCGGTGACTTCCGTGCTAAGGGATTGACTTACGATTTATTAGCAAAAGCTTATATTCAACTAGGACGCTACAAAGAAGGTGAAGACGCGCTCAGGCGACAGTTAGGAATCGCACGGGATACCCAAGATTTTCAATCGCAGATTTTCGTCTTAAATAATATCGGGACTTTATTTTTACAATCTGGTCAACCTGCTCCCGCCGATAAAATGCTGGAAGAAGCCTTAAAAATTGCTCAAAATGTCAAAAATATTGAGGGACAAGGCTTATCTTTAAGTAATTTAGGCTTGGTGTATGCTAGGCAGGGTGATTACAACAAAGCCATTAAACTATACGAAACAGCCTTAATTTACCGTCGCCGCAGTGGTGATTTGCGGGGTGAATTAAATACATTAAATAACTTAGGTGATGCTTATTTAGAGGCTGGTAATTATCAAGACACTATAGCTACTTTTGGCGCAGCAATGGGAATGGCCAGAATAAATCGCGATCGCGCCAATCAAATTCGCGCCATTGACGGCTTAGTTACCGCACACACTGCGGCGGGACGCTACGAACGCGCCTTTGAATTACTCCAACAGCGTTTAATTCTCGCCCAGGAACTACAAAATCTCCCAGAACAATTAAGGTCTTTTGAATCCTACGCCCAACTATACGAGCTGTTAGGTAACTATCCCACTGCCCAAAATTTCTATGAAAGAGCTATCATACTCTCACAAAACCTCAAAGACAGTAGAAAAGAAGTAGTATTACGCGATCGCCTCACCCAAATGTTAAAGCGGCGTGTAAAGAGTAGTTAA
- a CDS encoding serine/threonine-protein kinase — protein sequence MQVYCSKKHANSSSNRFCIHCGEPLALAAGQIVDNRYRVIRQLGQGGFGRTYLAEDTKKSNQTCVLKEFAPQVTEKQDLQKARELFEREANVLKKLNHPQIPMFHNSFQVTLGSKEFFFLVQDYIDGDNFDKLLEERQSQGKSFTEAEIINFLEKILPVLSYIHSQDVVHRDISPDNLIWRRSDNLPVLIDFGGVKQLPASQGFWFTQLAGNYTLLGKKGYAPEEQLRQGKVYKNSDLYSLAVTVLVLLTGKEPQKLYDSYQGIWRWGREINVSFKLEAVLKKMLAYKPSDRYQNADQILKDLPSPDVTKAPVTHLTKIKTMIVAPGRKAGAIVSKLHNKTQVASQKLPLPAWLRPFAVSFGGTAIVILTGAGTWAVVNSIIKGVSSIQPPQISLPQLPSLPNPIAQPVSGKDKVSLSQVLSRRQQLEVPDSFFIQTVDELFYAQKPELKGRSLSSKPEDAALRDEWANVGAGLLNKIEQANLSTAARRQLGSYTERNYDTWRRQARSGQLGSYTVNDLNRDTNQKFDKLFPGQDRGKLNPNTLRQVWYAIASDQVSQARQSR from the coding sequence ATGCAGGTATATTGCAGTAAAAAACACGCAAACAGTAGCAGTAATCGTTTTTGCATTCATTGCGGCGAACCGTTGGCTCTTGCTGCTGGACAAATTGTAGACAATCGTTATCGTGTGATTCGTCAATTGGGACAGGGTGGTTTTGGACGAACTTATTTGGCTGAGGATACAAAGAAATCAAATCAAACCTGTGTACTGAAAGAGTTTGCACCCCAAGTCACAGAGAAACAGGATTTACAAAAAGCTAGGGAGTTGTTTGAAAGAGAGGCGAATGTCCTCAAAAAACTCAATCATCCGCAAATTCCCATGTTTCATAATTCATTTCAAGTAACTCTTGGGAGTAAGGAGTTTTTCTTTTTAGTCCAAGATTATATAGATGGTGATAATTTTGACAAGCTCTTAGAAGAGCGTCAGAGTCAAGGGAAAAGTTTCACTGAAGCCGAAATTATTAATTTTTTAGAAAAAATCTTACCAGTTTTATCTTATATACATTCCCAAGATGTAGTCCACCGCGACATTTCACCAGATAATTTGATTTGGCGACGTTCTGATAATTTACCTGTACTGATTGATTTTGGGGGAGTGAAACAATTACCAGCTTCCCAAGGTTTTTGGTTTACTCAGTTGGCTGGTAACTACACACTTTTAGGAAAAAAAGGTTACGCACCAGAAGAACAGTTACGCCAAGGAAAAGTCTATAAAAACAGTGATTTATATTCTTTAGCGGTGACAGTTTTAGTTTTACTCACAGGGAAAGAACCGCAAAAATTATATGACAGTTATCAAGGGATTTGGCGTTGGGGTAGGGAAATCAATGTCAGCTTTAAGCTAGAGGCTGTGTTGAAAAAAATGCTCGCTTATAAACCAAGCGATCGCTATCAAAATGCTGATCAAATCCTCAAAGATTTACCATCACCAGACGTAACAAAAGCACCCGTGACCCATCTTACCAAGATTAAAACCATGATTGTTGCCCCAGGACGCAAAGCTGGGGCGATTGTCAGTAAGCTGCATAACAAAACTCAAGTAGCATCGCAAAAATTACCTTTACCTGCTTGGTTGCGTCCGTTTGCAGTGAGTTTTGGCGGGACAGCTATAGTGATTTTGACAGGCGCAGGAACTTGGGCTGTAGTTAATTCCATCATTAAAGGTGTGTCATCTATTCAACCACCGCAAATTTCTTTACCCCAACTGCCATCTTTACCTAATCCTATTGCTCAACCAGTAAGTGGTAAAGATAAGGTGAGCCTCAGTCAAGTTTTAAGCCGTCGTCAACAGTTAGAAGTTCCCGACAGCTTTTTTATTCAGACAGTCGATGAATTATTTTATGCCCAAAAACCAGAATTGAAAGGACGCAGCCTCAGCTCTAAGCCAGAAGATGCAGCCTTGCGCGATGAATGGGCTAATGTCGGCGCAGGTTTGTTAAATAAAATAGAACAGGCTAACCTCAGTACAGCCGCACGTCGTCAACTAGGAAGCTATACAGAAAGAAATTATGACACTTGGAGGAGACAAGCCCGTTCAGGACAACTAGGAAGCTATACAGTCAATGATCTCAACCGAGACACCAATCAGAAATTCGATAAGTTGTTTCCGGGTCAAGACCGTGGGAAACTAAACCCAAACACCTTAAGACAAGTTTGGTATGCGATCGCATCTGATCAAGTCAGTCAAGCCAGACAAAGTAGATAA
- a CDS encoding glyoxalase-like domain protein, whose protein sequence is MVIAASVISFLLTPLTLGSFLPSLPLDSLFSTQGIMVMLLAAYAGAMWLFLTSAPKVHTVMVSDLEIARQLYEGLLDLPAAEVPLHYYYNYEQTIGATGIDPLYMSTSPSWSGKTTSNGNDGLWYQLKKNTQLHVITGASLGMKNQQRHVCFDRDCLEMILLRVETRGLKFKIRSQKPLNFLVKDYEGRVIEVAEVAS, encoded by the coding sequence ATGGTTATAGCAGCTAGTGTGATATCGTTTCTGCTCACGCCTTTGACTTTAGGCTCTTTTTTACCCTCCCTTCCCCTAGATAGCCTATTTTCCACTCAAGGCATTATGGTAATGCTCCTAGCAGCCTATGCGGGTGCTATGTGGCTATTCCTCACCAGCGCGCCCAAAGTGCATACTGTGATGGTGTCTGATTTAGAGATTGCTAGACAATTATATGAAGGTCTATTAGATTTACCCGCCGCAGAAGTACCACTGCACTACTACTACAACTACGAACAAACCATAGGCGCGACAGGTATCGACCCGCTATATATGTCCACCAGTCCCAGTTGGTCAGGGAAGACAACCAGCAACGGTAATGATGGACTCTGGTATCAGCTAAAGAAAAACACCCAACTGCACGTTATTACCGGCGCGAGTTTGGGAATGAAAAATCAGCAACGTCACGTTTGTTTTGACCGTGACTGCTTAGAAATGATTTTATTGCGGGTAGAAACACGCGGTTTAAAATTTAAGATTCGCTCCCAAAAGCCCCTCAATTTTTTGGTTAAAGATTACGAAGGGCGGGTTATTGAAGTAGCGGAAGTGGCGAGTTAG
- a CDS encoding RNA polymerase sigma factor, which yields MQIPQFPETNHPLVKSLFHHSDQELLDLFQHHPDDGKYFTVIFCRYSPIVYTLIQHSARSPVQAEYLFALTWRHIYYELGGLDLNNPLPGQEGMTLQNWLINITAVCINEIQLPPTEAIHYSLQATSPPFWCYVEQALDQLPPILRLIVLMAQTFHWSETRIAAYLQAEGEKITPTEVANFLQEGYRMLEDKLPADIRAIYLGEDLVKS from the coding sequence ATGCAAATTCCTCAATTTCCTGAAACCAACCACCCTTTAGTTAAGTCACTGTTTCATCATAGTGACCAAGAATTACTGGATTTGTTTCAACATCATCCTGATGATGGCAAATACTTTACAGTGATTTTTTGCCGTTATAGTCCGATAGTTTACACTTTGATTCAACATTCGGCGCGATCGCCTGTGCAAGCTGAGTATTTATTTGCTCTGACTTGGCGACATATCTATTATGAACTCGGTGGACTGGATTTAAACAACCCCCTTCCAGGTCAAGAAGGTATGACTTTGCAAAATTGGCTGATTAATATTACAGCCGTTTGCATTAACGAAATTCAGCTACCACCTACAGAAGCCATACATTATTCCCTACAAGCTACTTCGCCGCCGTTTTGGTGCTATGTAGAACAGGCTTTAGACCAATTGCCCCCCATTTTAAGATTAATCGTCTTAATGGCGCAGACTTTTCACTGGAGCGAAACGCGGATTGCGGCTTACCTACAAGCGGAAGGGGAAAAGATTACACCGACTGAAGTAGCCAATTTTCTCCAGGAAGGCTATCGTATGTTAGAGGACAAATTACCCGCAGATATCCGCGCTATCTACTTAGGAGAGGATTTGGTCAAGTCGTAA
- a CDS encoding RNA-guided endonuclease TnpB family protein: MFNLTYEFKLKPTQAQVTVFEQWLEQCRRVWNYALSERKDWYKSRSCPVNACSIRSEYIMPADAPRPTIASQCKSLTKARNEIPALGEVQSQVLQQVLRAVEGAFVSMWERNHGFPRFKKPGRMRSFVFPQLGVNPVQGNRVKLPKIGWVKFRQSRPIPEGCTIKQARVVKRVSGWYVMLTLQWDVSVPQILPHGDMIGVDVGLTNFVATSNGLTVKRPKFFVDAERKLKLLQQRVSRKKLGSNNWRKAQRKVAKLHEYIANRRKDWHWKLAHQLCDGVGAVFVEDLNLTGLARAMLGKHCLDASWGQFFNISEQCCFKRGVFFMKVDSRKTSQICPNCGHETGKKDLSERTHHCSNCGYVTDRDVAAAQVVLSRGCAAVGHTVKMLSEGKVVGLPLMKESPSL, translated from the coding sequence GTGTTCAATCTAACGTATGAATTCAAGCTAAAACCAACACAGGCGCAGGTCACTGTATTTGAGCAGTGGCTTGAGCAGTGTCGGCGTGTTTGGAATTATGCGTTATCAGAAAGGAAAGACTGGTATAAATCTCGGTCATGTCCTGTTAACGCTTGCTCAATCCGGTCTGAATACATCATGCCAGCCGACGCACCACGCCCAACAATCGCTAGTCAATGCAAATCATTGACCAAGGCAAGAAACGAGATACCAGCACTAGGAGAAGTTCAATCTCAAGTATTGCAACAGGTATTAAGGGCGGTAGAAGGTGCGTTTGTCTCTATGTGGGAACGCAACCACGGGTTTCCTAGATTCAAGAAACCAGGACGGATGCGCTCATTTGTGTTTCCACAGTTGGGAGTAAATCCAGTACAAGGAAATCGGGTAAAACTTCCTAAGATTGGTTGGGTTAAATTCCGCCAATCTCGTCCCATCCCTGAAGGTTGCACCATCAAACAAGCTCGTGTAGTCAAGCGGGTTTCTGGTTGGTATGTAATGCTAACCTTGCAGTGGGATGTATCTGTACCTCAAATACTCCCGCATGGTGACATGATTGGAGTTGATGTTGGGTTAACAAATTTTGTAGCTACTTCTAACGGGTTAACCGTCAAACGCCCTAAGTTCTTCGTGGATGCCGAACGCAAGCTGAAATTGCTGCAACAGCGTGTTTCACGAAAGAAATTAGGGTCTAATAATTGGCGCAAAGCTCAAAGGAAGGTGGCTAAACTGCATGAATACATCGCCAACCGTCGTAAAGACTGGCATTGGAAATTAGCTCATCAACTCTGTGATGGAGTTGGTGCGGTGTTTGTAGAGGATTTGAATTTAACGGGTTTAGCTAGAGCGATGTTAGGTAAACATTGCCTTGATGCTAGTTGGGGTCAATTCTTCAACATTTCGGAGCAATGCTGCTTTAAACGTGGTGTATTCTTCATGAAAGTGGATAGCCGCAAGACAAGTCAAATCTGCCCTAACTGTGGGCATGAAACAGGCAAGAAAGACTTGTCAGAACGGACTCACCACTGTAGTAATTGCGGCTACGTAACTGATAGGGATGTTGCAGCCGCGCAAGTCGTTCTCTCTAGAGGATGTGCAGCCGTAGGGCATACGGTCAAGATGCTTTCTGAGGGTAAAGTCGTTGGACTCCCTTTGATGAAAGAATCCCCGTCACTTTAG
- a CDS encoding DNA-binding transcriptional regulator has protein sequence MRKKKSAILEAVHETVKDLNKAGLMSQTTLREFEHLCLPPIEPLEPNQIKEIRESSQVSQAVFARILNISPSTVQKWEIGQKRPSGASLKLLHLVKNRGLNSVLY, from the coding sequence ATGCGGAAGAAAAAGTCAGCAATTCTGGAAGCGGTTCATGAAACAGTAAAAGACTTAAACAAAGCTGGGCTAATGAGTCAAACTACATTGCGCGAATTTGAACACCTATGTCTACCTCCTATTGAGCCTCTAGAACCTAATCAAATTAAAGAAATACGGGAATCATCTCAAGTAAGCCAAGCAGTTTTTGCGCGTATTTTGAATATAAGTCCTTCAACCGTTCAAAAATGGGAAATAGGACAAAAGCGGCCTAGTGGAGCGTCTCTTAAACTACTACACTTGGTAAAGAATCGTGGGTTAAACAGTGTGCTTTATTAA
- a CDS encoding serine/threonine-protein kinase, whose translation MTNIQPGLTLGDRYVIIRQLGQGGFGRTYLAEDINRFRELCVLKEFSPQVQSEYVVKKAQELFQREASVLYKLQHPQIPRFREQFHIKLAGQEYLFLVQDYVEGQTYSALLNARKQQGLRFTELEIRQLLQQILPVLSYIHSLGVIHRDISPDNLILRAVDQLPILIDFGGVKQVVAAVASQYYQPGVGAPPPAATLLGKVGFAPPEQMQTGAVSPHSDLYALAVTAIVLLTTKQPQELVDNYNVSWQWRREITLSPVLGQVLDQMLAPRPGDRYQSAQQVLDALNPAPVYYPPTQAPNPTAAPTSADTLAASPTPPISPTPPAAIPPTPQNQWTPTKTFLAVLALVVTGGLIWWGVSGKKDDPIIVDSTPTPTPTITQPTNPLDKYSPAERQRKQTLNTRRQQLGVDFNFYVNLVNQVFWEQNPSLRGKTLSDEPKDENLRAQWDQIAGNLLEKLDPLSTRARRQLGTYTDADLNRWKVDVNQVNVSSRALYDLGDAAFFNVFPERKGKNFISQPIGQVWHAFVSDKVNAIVSGSALEKIVFDPGAISKTLEGSLKPGEGKVFIADLAQNQTLDFEVEANSQVLLSIYSPSGKVTFLEDSSQRTLATELPESGFYEFVLVSTASTSQNYQLVLTVENPNPPEPTPTPTETTTPTPTPSDTPTETPTPH comes from the coding sequence ATGACTAACATTCAACCAGGGCTAACTTTAGGCGATCGCTATGTGATTATACGTCAACTCGGTCAGGGGGGTTTTGGACGTACTTATTTAGCTGAAGATATTAACCGTTTTCGAGAACTTTGTGTTTTAAAGGAGTTTTCCCCCCAAGTCCAAAGCGAGTATGTTGTCAAAAAGGCGCAAGAATTATTTCAGCGAGAAGCTAGCGTTTTATACAAACTGCAACATCCCCAAATTCCCCGCTTTCGGGAACAGTTTCATATTAAATTAGCCGGACAAGAATATTTATTTTTAGTTCAAGATTACGTCGAAGGACAAACTTATAGCGCGTTATTAAATGCCCGAAAACAACAGGGTTTAAGATTTACAGAATTAGAAATTAGACAACTTTTACAGCAAATTTTACCAGTATTAAGTTACATCCATTCTTTGGGTGTAATTCATCGTGATATTTCACCAGATAATTTAATTCTTCGTGCTGTTGACCAATTACCGATATTAATTGATTTCGGTGGCGTGAAGCAAGTAGTAGCCGCCGTTGCTTCCCAATATTATCAACCAGGAGTAGGCGCACCACCTCCAGCCGCTACTTTGCTAGGTAAGGTAGGATTTGCACCACCAGAACAAATGCAAACAGGTGCAGTGTCTCCCCACAGTGATTTATATGCTTTGGCGGTGACAGCTATCGTTTTATTGACAACGAAACAACCCCAAGAACTAGTAGATAATTACAATGTGTCTTGGCAATGGAGAAGGGAAATAACTCTGAGTCCAGTGTTAGGGCAAGTCTTAGATCAAATGTTAGCTCCTCGCCCTGGCGATCGCTATCAGTCAGCCCAACAAGTTCTAGACGCACTCAACCCCGCACCAGTATATTATCCCCCCACTCAAGCCCCCAATCCCACCGCCGCGCCTACCTCCGCAGACACCCTCGCTGCTTCCCCAACTCCCCCAATTTCCCCCACTCCCCCAGCCGCAATTCCCCCCACACCCCAAAATCAATGGACACCTACTAAAACTTTTTTGGCTGTATTGGCGTTAGTGGTAACTGGGGGCTTGATTTGGTGGGGAGTGAGTGGAAAAAAAGATGATCCCATCATCGTTGATTCCACACCCACACCCACACCAACAATTACCCAACCAACCAACCCTCTAGATAAATATTCCCCAGCCGAAAGACAACGCAAGCAAACATTAAACACCCGCCGTCAACAATTGGGTGTAGATTTTAATTTCTATGTGAACTTAGTTAATCAAGTGTTTTGGGAACAAAATCCTAGTTTACGGGGAAAAACCCTCAGCGATGAACCAAAAGACGAAAATTTACGCGCCCAATGGGATCAAATTGCGGGTAATTTACTAGAAAAACTTGACCCTTTGAGTACCAGAGCTAGAAGACAATTAGGTACTTATACTGATGCTGACCTCAATCGCTGGAAAGTAGATGTCAATCAAGTCAATGTCAGCAGCAGGGCTTTGTATGATTTAGGTGATGCAGCTTTCTTTAATGTCTTTCCAGAACGGAAAGGTAAAAATTTTATCAGCCAACCCATCGGACAAGTTTGGCACGCCTTTGTTAGTGATAAAGTGAATGCGATCGTTAGCGGGAGTGCTTTAGAAAAAATTGTCTTTGATCCTGGTGCTATTAGTAAAACGCTTGAAGGTAGTCTCAAACCCGGCGAGGGTAAAGTTTTTATTGCTGATTTAGCCCAAAATCAAACTTTAGATTTTGAGGTAGAAGCCAATTCCCAAGTTTTGTTATCGATTTATTCTCCTTCTGGAAAAGTAACGTTTTTAGAAGATTCCTCCCAACGGACTTTAGCTACAGAATTACCAGAATCAGGGTTTTACGAATTTGTTTTGGTGTCCACTGCTTCCACATCACAAAATTATCAACTCGTCCTAACAGTGGAAAATCCCAACCCTCCAGAACCAACACCAACACCCACGGAAACCACCACACCAACACCCACACCCAGCGACACCCCGACAGAAACACCTACACCCCATTAG
- the mnmA gene encoding tRNA 2-thiouridine(34) synthase MnmA — protein sequence MKKVVVGLSGGVDSSTAAAILHHQGYEVIGLTLWLMKGKGQCCSEGMIDAASICEQLGIPHQVVDMRDVFQNQIVDYLVSGYSVGITPLPCSQCNKTVKFGPMVQYAREQLGCDRIATGHYARINYDETTGRYQLLRAVDRNKDQSYFLYDLSQDLLAASLFPLGEMQKADTRRIATEHGLKTADKPESQDLCLVESNGSMRAFLDKYLAPKTGDIVDTTGKVLGQHDGVHHYTIGQRKGLGIAAAEPLYVIELDAVNNRVVVGDRTKATQPECTVSRVNWVSIAEPTSPIRAEVQIRYRSTPEPVTVIPLENSRVRVVFDEPQFSITPGQAAVWYDGEKVLGGGIIEQSA from the coding sequence ATGAAAAAAGTCGTCGTTGGTCTTTCTGGTGGCGTTGACAGTTCTACCGCCGCCGCTATTCTCCACCATCAGGGCTATGAAGTGATTGGTTTGACCCTTTGGCTAATGAAAGGCAAAGGGCAATGTTGCTCTGAAGGGATGATCGACGCGGCTTCTATTTGTGAACAATTGGGCATTCCCCATCAAGTAGTTGATATGCGGGATGTCTTTCAAAACCAGATTGTTGATTATCTGGTGAGTGGTTACAGTGTGGGAATTACACCCTTACCTTGTTCCCAGTGCAATAAAACGGTGAAGTTCGGCCCAATGGTACAGTATGCCCGTGAACAGTTGGGATGTGATCGCATTGCCACCGGTCACTATGCCCGGATAAACTACGATGAAACCACAGGACGTTACCAACTATTAAGGGCTGTTGACCGCAATAAAGACCAATCTTACTTTCTGTATGATTTGTCTCAAGATTTACTTGCCGCATCGTTATTTCCTCTAGGGGAAATGCAAAAAGCCGACACTCGCAGGATAGCTACAGAACACGGCTTAAAGACTGCTGACAAACCAGAAAGTCAAGACTTGTGCTTAGTAGAAAGCAATGGCTCAATGCGGGCATTTTTAGATAAATATCTTGCGCCCAAAACAGGTGATATCGTCGATACCACAGGCAAAGTTTTGGGACAACATGATGGTGTCCATCATTACACCATTGGTCAGCGCAAAGGTTTAGGAATTGCGGCGGCTGAACCGTTGTATGTAATTGAATTAGACGCGGTAAATAATAGAGTAGTAGTAGGCGATCGCACTAAAGCTACCCAACCAGAATGTACAGTGAGCCGAGTTAATTGGGTATCCATTGCTGAACCCACTTCCCCCATTCGTGCGGAAGTGCAGATTCGCTATCGTTCTACACCTGAACCTGTGACGGTGATCCCCTTAGAAAATTCCCGTGTGCGCGTGGTGTTTGACGAACCCCAATTCAGCATCACTCCTGGACAAGCTGCTGTTTGGTACGACGGTGAAAAAGTTCTCGGTGGGGGAATTATCGAACAGAGTGCTTAG